One region of Drosophila teissieri strain GT53w chromosome 2L, Prin_Dtei_1.1, whole genome shotgun sequence genomic DNA includes:
- the LOC122611577 gene encoding mitochondrial fission 1 protein isoform X1, with translation MEDLLNEVVPQEDLERFEKKYHHELELDGEVTTDTKFEYAFCLVRSRYTNDIRKGIMILEELARTHPDGRRDYIYYLAFGNARIKEYTSGLKYCRAFLDIESNDQVRSLEEYIKKEIDKEVAKGMAVAGGAALVLGGILGLGIAMARNKQKREK, from the exons ATGGAGGATCTTTTAAATGAAGTGGTACCACAAGAAGATTTAGAG AGATTCGAAAAGAAATATCATCACGAACTTGAGTTGGATGGTGAAGTTACCACAGACACAAAGTTTGA GTACGCATTCTGTCTGGTCCGTAGTCGTTATACAAATGACATTAGAAAG GGTATTATGATTTTGGAGGAATTGGCTCGTACTCATCCAGATGGAAGGCGtgactatatatattatctgGCCTTTGGTAATGCTCGTATCAAGGAATATACGTCTGGCCTAAAGTACTGCAGAGCTTTTCTTGACATCGAATCAAATGATCAAGTTCGCTCCCTAGAG gaatatattaaaaaagaaatcgaTAAGGAAGTGGCAAAGGGTATGGCGGTTGCAGGCGGAGCAGCTTTAGTACTTGGCGGAATATTGGGACTTGGCATAGCTATGGCTAgaaa taaACAAAAGCGGGAGAAATAG
- the LOC122611577 gene encoding mitochondrial fission 1 protein isoform X2, whose product MILEELARTHPDGRRDYIYYLAFGNARIKEYTSGLKYCRAFLDIESNDQVRSLEEYIKKEIDKEVAKGMAVAGGAALVLGGILGLGIAMARNKQKREK is encoded by the exons ATGATTTTGGAGGAATTGGCTCGTACTCATCCAGATGGAAGGCGtgactatatatattatctgGCCTTTGGTAATGCTCGTATCAAGGAATATACGTCTGGCCTAAAGTACTGCAGAGCTTTTCTTGACATCGAATCAAATGATCAAGTTCGCTCCCTAGAG gaatatattaaaaaagaaatcgaTAAGGAAGTGGCAAAGGGTATGGCGGTTGCAGGCGGAGCAGCTTTAGTACTTGGCGGAATATTGGGACTTGGCATAGCTATGGCTAgaaa taaACAAAAGCGGGAGAAATAG